In one window of Pseudomonas sp. IAC-BECa141 DNA:
- a CDS encoding type III PLP-dependent enzyme produces MSIQVEDYFARETFQKMKAFADKQETPFVVIDTAMIAQAYDDLRAGFEFAKVYYAVKANPAVEIIDLLKEKGSSFDIASIYELDKVLSRGVSPDQISYGNTIKKSKDIRYFYEKGVRLFATDSEADLRNIAKAAPGAKVYVRILTEGSTTADWPLSRKFGCQTDMAMDLLILARDLGLVPYGISFHVGSQQRDISVWDAAIAKVKVIFERLKEEDGIHLKLINMGGGFPANYITRTNSLETYAEEIIRFLKEDFGDDLPEIILEPGRSLIANAGILVSEVVLVARKSRTAVERWVYTDVGKFSGLIETMDEAIKFPIWTEKKGEMEEVVIAGPTCDSADIMYENYKYGLPLNLAIGDRLYWLSTGAYTTSYSAVEFNGFPPLKSFYV; encoded by the coding sequence ATGTCGATCCAGGTCGAAGACTATTTCGCGCGCGAAACCTTTCAGAAAATGAAGGCATTCGCCGACAAACAGGAAACCCCGTTCGTGGTGATCGACACCGCGATGATCGCCCAGGCTTATGATGACCTGCGCGCCGGTTTCGAATTCGCCAAGGTCTACTACGCGGTCAAGGCCAACCCGGCCGTCGAGATCATCGACCTGCTCAAAGAGAAAGGTTCGAGCTTCGACATCGCCTCGATCTATGAGCTGGACAAAGTGCTGAGCCGTGGCGTCAGCCCGGACCAGATCAGCTACGGCAACACCATCAAGAAATCCAAGGACATCCGCTACTTCTATGAGAAGGGCGTGCGTCTGTTCGCCACCGACTCGGAAGCCGACCTGCGCAACATCGCCAAGGCCGCACCGGGCGCCAAAGTTTATGTGCGCATCCTGACCGAAGGCTCGACCACAGCCGATTGGCCACTGTCGCGCAAATTCGGCTGCCAGACCGACATGGCCATGGACCTGCTGATCCTCGCCCGCGATCTGGGTCTGGTGCCTTACGGCATCTCGTTCCACGTCGGTTCGCAACAGCGTGACATCAGCGTCTGGGACGCCGCGATCGCCAAGGTCAAAGTGATTTTCGAGCGCCTGAAAGAAGAAGACGGTATCCACCTGAAACTGATCAACATGGGCGGTGGCTTCCCGGCCAACTACATCACCCGCACCAACAGCCTGGAAACCTACGCCGAAGAAATCATCCGCTTCCTCAAGGAAGACTTCGGTGATGATCTGCCGGAAATCATTCTGGAGCCGGGCCGTTCACTGATTGCCAACGCCGGCATCCTGGTCAGCGAAGTGGTACTGGTCGCGCGTAAATCCCGTACCGCCGTCGAGCGTTGGGTTTATACCGATGTGGGCAAGTTCTCCGGCCTGATCGAAACCATGGACGAAGCGATCAAGTTCCCGATCTGGACCGAGAAGAAAGGCGAGATGGAAGAAGTCGTGATCGCCGGCCCGACCTGCGACAGCGCCGACATCATGTACGAAAACTACAAGTACGGCCTGCCGCTGAATCTGGCGATTGGTGATCGCCTCTACTGGCTGTCGACCGGTGCGTACACCACCAGCTACAGCGCGGTAGAGTTCAATGGCTTCCCGCCGCTGAAGTCGTTCTACGTGTAA